CAGGGAAGTAATTTACGACTACCACAAAAGACTgatagaaacaaacaaaacccacaaaaatttTAAGGCCCATAAACCACCTTCTTCCTGTGTCATCAACATACGACTTATGTCCCTGGAGGTGTGACATGGAAGCTGCTGCATCTGCAGCATTGAGCTGAGCCATCTGATATTGACATCATCTGCTTACAGCTTCCAGGTTCAGAAATTATGATAGAGCTGGCAGGTTATTTGGCCCCATTCTCATACATCACATCTGTACATTCTTATACCAAAGCctgtatgtatttttttttttctcagatgcAGCTGGCAATCAATTGTTTTTCCCCTGGTGAACACCACAGAATTAGGTGTAAAATGCCCCAGCTTCCAGAATCAAGTACATCACATATAAATTCCATTCCCAGTAAACAAATATATGCAGATTTCATAGTAGCAGAGGAagaatttaaaatgttaatCTCACAGTGAGCCTTTAATGCTGCAAAATCACAAACACACCcctcattttctttctgtatttttacatCTTTCTCATGATTATTTAAAGGCTCATTATGTCCAGGGTTTGAAATTAACAACCATGAAGCAGCAAAGCTCTCCGTGTCTCAGGCCACATTCCATTTATGTCCAAGTACATTTTTAAGTACACTCATAATCTTAACCCTCTCAGATAAAAAAACACAACGAACTCAGAATCTCAGAAAACCAAGACTATCTTTTCCTAATCCTCTATTATCTGTTTCCTCCACTGCTTTGACAATTCCTCTCACTACCCAAACTCATCTCCacctctccagctgctctgccatcctctgttttccttcatttctcTCTCCCTCATCTACTTGCTTTTCCATCCATCCTTGGCTCCCTTCCACACAGCAGGAAGCTCTGGAAAACCAActcattcctgaaaacaaacTTAAGTTCAATTATTCAAAGATTATTTTCTCATCCTTACATTTTTTTGACCCAATCTGATTTTACAGAGCACCggaatttttttcagagaagaGCTCTCAGTCTTGGAAAGGGCCTGGTGCAGGGGCTCAGGGCTGTTGGTCCAAGAGGTTTTTCAGATCCAGGTCTCAAATTTAATCCTGAGAAAGCAGCAAAGGCCTCATGTCCTCTTCcgtggggcacagggagcgGCGCTAGCGGACGAAGGATGCCACATGTGCTGACACTCCAAAGGGAGCAGAATAGGCTGCTGCTAATCCTTGCAGGCCGACCACCAAGTAGTGACAACCTTTCTGCAGAACCTTCCCAACATTCTGGggagagaaatgagaaaaagggataaaaaaaagACAAGGTGAAAGAAAATACCTTCACATAAAATCATTCCGACAGCCAAAATCACGGCCCCAGAAAATGAAATTCTCCCACAGCTAacgagggctggagagtggaaaaacattttaccATCTATTTTTATATAGGCATACACACCCACAGGGTATAGTTCAACTGAACGGATGCAGCCTCCACAGGAAGCCAGGCTTTTACATGTGATTCTATtcaagaataaaattaattttaatttaccCTAGTTTGTAGAAGTACATAATTCCCACATTACATGTTCTAACTATGTTAGCAATTCCTAGAAGTTCATAATGTGCTAAAACTGGAGCTGAACAAGAAGGCAGCAATCACTGAGAATACTTTTTATGGAAATGTCACTGTTTTTTTTgtcaaaatgtgatttttttggtCAAAATAAGAAAGTTTTGGTCCACATCAGTACACATTCAGGAACTCATCTATGTACTGCACTACGAGACAAACTTGTCATGGATTGTTTAACTGAAAACCTTAatctaattttaatttcatttttgatAGTTTTTGCTCATGTGGCTGCTCTCAATTGGAGAATTAATATAATGTAGTCAGATTTGGAGGAATATCAGAATTAATTGTTAGTAACTCCTTATGTTTATGTAGGACTAGATTAAAATGACCTCTTGTAACGTGGAAAAAACCTAATCCAAGTAAGTGTTTTTAAATCAGTGAAATCCAGTATTCTTATGATTTCTTAAAGCTGGATTACAGAGGTTCTGGCACATAAAAACCTTCAGCTGTCATGATGCTACTACACAGGTGAACTTTGCTGGTTTTACTCCCATGGAAACTTACTCGAAAGGAGTTAAGATGCCAAAATAAAAAGGTGGCTTGAGCTCGGGGGCAGATCCTGAGGCTGGAGGAGATGAAGGGCCCTTTCCACATCTGCCCCTGCCTCACTATATCACACTGGAGTCTTCATTCCCCCTTCCTGCCCTTTGCTTACCCAGACCTCACCTTTCTTTCATGAGTTGTTCTTTATGCCAGAGCCCAACTGGCAACCCTTCCCTGTGGGAACGTCATCTGACCAACACAAAAGGGAATACACAGTGCCCAAGAACTGGTCTGTGCTCTAAACACCATTAAAAGCCAACAGCAACAGCACCACCAGCAAAGTGATGACCTGCTGCAACTATTCTCACAAATCTGCACCCTACAGATCAGGCCTACAGGCTTGAGACAGCTTCCTACAGCATGGGACCTGGAAAACAGTGCTGGAAACTGAAAGAATCAAATTCATcacaaaataatgaaatattctGTTAATTTCTTCATGAAACAGTAGGATTTGAGAGGCAGTTCCTGACAATGCTGACATCTCTAAACTGAATTTCAAAAGTAACTTTCCCAGGCTAATGGCATTTTTTGCATGTCAGACATAGCAAGCATATCTTTACCAaaataatggggttttttttattagaatGCAGTAGAAAGTCGCGTCTCATATTGACATCTGTAAtctcagcagcaggaaaggatTCCTGACAACAGAAAGGTTTCTCCTCCTAACACTATTTTTTGCTATGAACATCCAAGACATACCTGAGATGTACTTAAGTGAcatgaacaaaagaaaaacaatggaATTCTTCCACATGGCAGTTTTGTAACCAAAGGCACCCATCTTCCGGTGGGaggaaaaccaaaccaccaGACTGTAGGACTTGTGACTTCCCACACAGGAAAGCAAAAGAACAATTTTGATCCAAAATTGTTGTTACAGATGAAGAACAAgctggtttgtttggttttttttttttttttttcccctgtaactCACAGCAGTGATTTCTAAGGGTCACCAAGGAATGTCCCGCAGGGCTGTTTACCGTTTCTTTCGGGCActtccagtggaaaaaaatgcagGCCAATTAACTGGAAGTTTTAAGGAATGGTTTTAAAATTATGACGCCGAGGAACGCAGAACCAAGCGAGGCAAAGCACCCGTCACATGGATCAGCTTAGTGTCATTTTCACTTCGAACAGACAGATTTTGTGCTCTTTGATCCAGGCGACGGTCGGTGTCCGGCCCCCACAGCAGCACCGGCTCCTTCCCGGGCAGGTCCAGAGCAAGCCCTGACCCCACCTCGGAGCCGGGCGCTGCCTCTGAAATGCCTGCCGGATAAGGTCCATTCCGAGGGCCCCGCGGAGCTGTCGGAGCCGAGGCCCCGCTGCCCTCTCCGCACCGCAGATCCCGTGCCGGGGGTCCCCATACTGAGGGTCGCCGGCTCAAGGGTCCCCGCTCCGTCTGTCCCGGGCGCGCAGTGTCCTCACCTTTCCGTACTTCTTCAGGCGCTTCCCGTAGGGCCTCTTGCCGGGAGCCCGCGGCGGGCGCAGCGGCTCGTAGGAGCCGGGCAGGACGGCGAAGCGAACCTTCCTGCACCCAgctccctccccctcctcctgcagcgcCGCCGGCCGCGGGGCCCCCGCGCCGCGCCCgtcccccgccgccgccgccgcctcctcctcgcCGGGCAGGATGGAGACCTGGTCGTcgccggccccgcggcgggAGAACCTGCCCCGCACCTTGGCGCCCAGCCGCGCACCCACCGTCATGGTGCCTTAGGGCGCCGACCCGTCTGCGCCGACCCCGGGCGCTTCCTCTGCCGCTGCGCCACAGGTGTGGCCGGAGGCGGCCGCTGCCCCCTCCCCGGGGCGGGACGGCCGCGGGAAGAGGCGCCCCGGCCAGGGACAGGCGGGCGAGGGCTAACGGTGCCCCCGGCTGAGGACCCTGGCCCTGCCGCCGCTCTGGTGCGGCAAGTCGGGAGCTGCTGCGGGAGCCCGGGATTGGAGCCTGTCAACTCAGCGGGGGCAGGTGAACGCTGACGGGGCGGCACAGCCCCGTATCGCGCCCGGGCTGCTTCGGCCTCGGCGCCGCGAGGGCCGGCGAGACCCTCGGAAGATCCTTCCGTGGCACCGCACGCACTGCCCCGGCCCACGGCAGCACCGCTCCAGGGTCACGGTCTTTCCCCGTTAGAGAAAAAGGCCAAGCTCCTCCCATCCCTCAGTTATAGGTGTTCCTACTAAAGCCACGGGTGAACAGCCTCTTCTTCGTCCTGGGCTGGGTTCGGCTACCCCTGGCCAAGGGGAAAGTGGCGAAGTTTCTCAGTAGCTTTGTCCAGATGCTGGGGAGGCTGCCATAGCCCCACCTCCGCGGCTGGGGTGCTGCAGTGTAACAACTGCCTCTCCTAAGCGGTGTTCCTCAGCTAGGGCACATCAAGAAATACAAAATTGTACAGGGAGGATAGATACAATTTATTAAACCAGTTGGTGTATTTATCAACACTTGATATGCATATGAAGGCTTTGGACAATTAGATGCAACACGAGGACAGACTAAACCTTTCCCCTGGATTTTTCTTACTAAGGAACAAATCCTTGAACCTGCAATCTCCCCAAGATGCGCATG
The genomic region above belongs to Passer domesticus isolate bPasDom1 chromosome 3, bPasDom1.hap1, whole genome shotgun sequence and contains:
- the C3H1orf115 gene encoding required for drug-induced death protein 1; its protein translation is MTVGARLGAKVRGRFSRRGAGDDQVSILPGEEEAAAAAGDGRGAGAPRPAALQEEGEGAGCRKVRFAVLPGSYEPLRPPRAPGKRPYGKRLKKYGKNVGKVLQKGCHYLVVGLQGLAAAYSAPFGVSAHVASFVR